A genomic window from Yarrowia lipolytica chromosome 1D, complete sequence includes:
- a CDS encoding uncharacterized protein (Compare to YALI0D17248g, no similarity) translates to MTTEMLLLPPLSLLPMDTLVMITLTTMITIMTTTMTTIMTMTTTMATIMITLTRAMITTMTTIMITLTRAMITTMTTIMITLMRDMITTTTTTTTTRKLFPPSHLPQPLPLPLLPESTAMTTLTKDMTTITTMTTITTMTTITTMTTLTRDMTTITTMIMTTRDMTTTMTTRKPFPPSPPPQPPPLPLLQESTAMTTITTTTTTTITTTTTITTTITIMTTITALLPLVLSPRLLQPPELLPRLLLRLFPRRLWLPRLMEPPTFCPVPLLSSPLPLLFSNPLRQHHFVDSINITSYFSIAICREERLGTVTVAKYLRAQCALVVSIGSP, encoded by the coding sequence ATGACCACGGAGatgctcctgctcccacccctgtcgctgctgccgaTGGACACGCTGGTCATGATCACGCTCACGACCATGATCACGATCATGACCACGACCATGACCACGATCATGACCATGACCACGACCATGGCCACGATCATGATCACTCTCACGAGGGCCATGATCACGACCATGACCACGATCATGATCACTCTCACGAGGGCCATGATCACGACCATGACCACGATCATGATCACTCTCATGAGGGACATGATCACGACCACGACCACGACCACGACCACGAGGAAGCTGTTTCCCCCGTCACATCTGCCGCAGCCTCTGCCGCTCCCGCTCCTTCCGGAGAGCACAGCCATGACCACTCTCACGAAGGACATGACCACGATCACGACCATGACCACGATCACGACCATGACCACGATCACGACCATGACCACTCTCACGAGGGACATGACCACGATCACGACCATGATCATGACCACGAGGGACATGACCACGACCATGACCACGAGGAAGCCGTTTCCCCCGTCACCTCCGCCGCAGCCTCCGCCGCTCCCACTCCTTCAGGAGAGCACAGCCATGACCACGATCACGACCACGACCACGACCACGATCACGACCACGACCACGATCACGACCACGATCACGATCATGACCACGATCACAGCTCTGTTGCCCCTGGTGCTCAGTCCGAGGCTCCTTCAGCCACCGGAGCTTCTCCCGAGGCTCCTTCTCAGGCTGTTCCCTCGGAGACTCTGGTTGCCCAGGCTAATGGAGCCTCCAACGTTCTGCCCGGTGCCGTTGCTCTCGTCGCCGTTGCCGCTGCTCTTCTCTAATCCACTCCGCCAGCATCATTTTGTTGACTCAATTAATATTACTTCTTACTTCTCAATCGCAATCTGTAGAGAAGAACGTCTTGGAACTGTAACTGTTGCTAAATATTTGCGAGCACAATGTGCACTCGTTGTCTCAATTGGTTCTCCTTAG
- a CDS encoding uncharacterized protein (Compare to YALI0D17182g, weakly similar to uniprot|P47044 Saccharomyces cerevisiae YJL055w, similar to Saccharomyces cerevisiae YJL055W; ancestral locus Anc_1.327), which yields MTIPHTKTICVFCGSSSGKDEFVTKAADKLGKLFVENQWGLVYGGGTTGIMGSVARAVATRGGYVNGIIPEALIHKEQNKINPPTVEEYGQTTVVQDMHTRKRLMGQEADAFVALPGGYGTAEELFEVITWNQLGIHSCPIVLFNINGFYDGLIEWINKAVEQGFIGNGARDIVVVGETAEEVIEKIKEYKVAEGRFTLDWGDQGPKKCDH from the coding sequence ATGACCATTCCACACACCAAAACCATTTGCGTCTTTTGCGGCTCTTCTTCGGGCAAAGATGAGTTTGTGACCAAGGCTGCCGACAAGCTCGGAAAGCTGTTTGTTGAAAACCAATGGGGACTCGTCTACGGCGGAGGAACGACGGGAATCATGGGATCTGTGGCCCGAGCTGTCGCTACCCGAGGTGGCTACGTCAACGGTATCATTCCCGAGGCGCTGATCCACAAGGAACAAAACAAAATCAATCCTCCCACCGTGGAGGAGTACGGACAGACAACTGTGGTGCAGGACATGCATACTCGAAAGCGGCTCATGGGCCAGGAGGCTGATGCGTTTGTAGCCCTTCCCGGTGGCTACGGAACCGCAgaggagctgtttgaggtCATTACCTGGAACCAGCTGGGAATCCACTCCTGTCCCATCGTGCTGTTCAACATCAACGGTTTCTACGATGGCCTCATTGAATGGATCAACAAGGCCGTGGAACAGGGGTTCATTGGCAACGGCGCTCGAgacattgttgttgtaggTGAGACGGCCGAGGAGGTcattgagaagatcaaggagtACAAGGTCGCCGAGGGACGGTTCACCCTCGACTGGGGAGACCAGGGCCCTAAAAAGTGTGACCATTAG
- a CDS encoding uncharacterized protein (Compare to YALI0D17160g, similar to Saccharomyces cerevisiae YER080W; ancestral locus Anc_7.271, similar to uniprot|P40053 Saccharomyces cerevisiae YER080w) — translation MQSWNSQSFLSSHFTMLRYACKRAVPRLNAASGLRFQSSKPADGPETVFTSLNEENDPNRDAFFKYTWGTWLKNNEAERAKRETRFSIEGLAEVIKSLPQSGKAPIEAETEIKVTQLASLHEGKHHRVYRVDVDDGKQYVLRIPYGLGSELFRKKRIQSEVATMDFVREKVANNKFIVPEVYSWNATVDNPLDTQYTLMDYFAGRDTLMKHWNPVAQEMTERAAKIKPVVDIYSALLQPEFTRYGSLYFTEDVSSKDASVLAYKGAENDKKELADRWRIGPTTESRFWKNSLPEDSPLRGPWETAEEYIEATAAINLHNLAELAKNGDRNPAVVAAATATYEKYQQLASQLLLRPEVENDNLFSARMGFGDLHPINVLVEGQKDIAESSLALVDFENTSIKPALLIGTPDYVRYGGLKLFKTEDIPNYDQLSDQEKAQVNYMIAQTQNAFTFEFLLNNEAPEFINSFSPRVKRLSEPVRLALNPLYLEDHLDLSEEMIKLQQDWTPIMGMEREFPVHWTNEEYEKQAKDFAEWNQKAMSTPFFQTKGWVPQDMFEQLFGNGLLDKTESGDYVYVPPKKE, via the coding sequence ATGCAAAGCTGGAACTCACAGTCCTTTCTCTCCTCACACTTCACCATGCTCCGATACGCTTGCAAACGAGCCGTGCCGCGCCTGAACGCCGCCTCCGGCCTGAGATTCCAGTCCTCCAAGCCCGCCGACGGGCCCGAAACCGTCTTCACCTCTCTCAATGAGGAGAATGACCCCAACCGAGACGCCTTCTTCAAGTACACTTGGGGAACCTGGCTCAAGAACAACGAGGCCGAGCGAGCCAAGCGAGAGACCCGGTTCTCGATCGAGGGTCTTGCCGAGGTGATCAAGTCGCTCCCCCAGTCTGGTAAGGCTCCCATTGAGGCCGAGACCGAAATCAAGGTCACCCAGCTGGCTTCGCTACACGAGGGCAAGCACCACCGAGTCTACCGAGTTGATGTGGACGACGGCAAGCAGTACGTGCTGCGAATCCCCTACGGTCTGGGCTCCGAGCTCTTCCGAAAGAAGCGAATCCAGTCCGAGGTTGCCACCATGGACTTTGTGCGAGAGAAGGTGGCCAACAACAAGTTCATTGTGCCCGAGGTTTACAGCTGGAACGCTACTGTCGACAACCCTCTCGACACTCAGTACACCCTGATGGACTACTTTGCTGGCCGAGACACTCTGATGAAGCACTGGAACCCCGTGGCTCAGGAGATGACCGAGCGAGCCGCCAAGATCAAGCCCGTTGTTGATATCTACTCTGCGCTGCTGCAGCCCGAATTCACCCGGTACGGATCCCTGTACTTCACCGAGGACGTGTCTTCCAAGGACGCTTCTGTTCTGGCCTACAAGGGTGCTgagaacgacaagaaggagcttgCTGACCGATGGAGAATTGGACCCACCACCGAGTCTCGATTCTGGAAGAACTCCTTGCCCGAGGACTCGCCCCTGCGAGGCCCCTGGGAGACTGCCGAGGAGTACATTGAGGCCACTGCTGCCATCAACCTGCACAACCTGGCTGAGCTTGCCAAGAACGGCGACCGAAACCCCGCCgtggttgctgctgccaccgCCACTTACGAGAAGTACCAGCAGCTTGCCTcccagcttctcctgcgACCCGAGGTTGAGAATGACAACCTGTTTTCTGCCCGAATGGGCTTTGGTGACCTGCACCCTATCAACGTGCTTGTTGAAGGCCAGAAGGATATTGCCGAGTCTTCTCTTGCTCTGGTCGACTTTGAGAACACTTCCATTAAGCCCGCTCTGTTGATCGGAACTCCCGACTATGTGCGATACGGAGGCCTCAAGCTGTTCAAGACCGAGGACATTCCCAACTACGACCAGCTCAGCGACCAGGAGAAGGCACAGGTCAACTACATGATTGCCCAGACCCAGAACGCCTTCACTTTTGAGTTCCTGCTCAACAACGAGGCTCCTGAGTTCAtcaactccttctctcCTCGAGTCAAGCGGCTGTCAGAGCCTGTTAGACTCGCCCTCAACCCTCTGTATCTCGAGGACCACCTTGATCTGTcggaggagatgatcaAGCTGCAGCAGGATTGGACCCCCATCATGGGTATGGAGCGAGAGTTCCCTGTCCACTGGACCAACGAGGAGTATGAGAAGCAGGCCAAGGACTTTGCCGAGTGGAACCAGAAGGCCATGTCCACTCCCTTCTTCCAGACCAAGGGCTGGGTTCCTCAGGACATGTTTGAGCAGCTGTTTGGAAACGGTCTGCTGGACAAGACCGAGAGCGGAGACTATGTCTACGTTCCTCCCAAAAAGGAGTAA
- a CDS encoding uncharacterized protein (Compare to YALI0D17204g, highly similar to uniprot|Q01939 Saccharomyces cerevisiae YGL048c SUG1 26S proteasome regulatory subunit), giving the protein MTTVASNQVGPSSSSGIAPFFAQQIEDFELKINKKLQNLRRLEAQRNALNTKVRLLKDELHVLQESGSYVGEVIKIMGKQKVLVKVHPEGKYVVDIAPDLDIKKITPSLRVCLRSDSYTLHQILPNKVDPLVSLMMVEKVPDSTYDMVGGLDQQIKEIKEVIELPVKHPELFESLGIAQPKGVILYGPPGTGKTLLARAVAHHTECKFIRVSGSELVQKYIGEGSRMVRELFIMAREHAPSIIFMDEIDSIGSARTESGGGGGGGDSEVQRTMLELLNQLDGFESSKNIKIIMATNRLDILDPALLRPGRIDRKIEFPPPTVEARADILRIHSRRMNLTRGIDLKKIAEKMNGCSGAEVKGVCTEAGMYALRERRIHVTQEDFELAVAKVMSRNDASEVSVAKLFK; this is encoded by the coding sequence ATGACGACAGTTGCAAGCAACCAGGTGGGtccctcttcctcgtcaGGCATTGCGCCGTTCTTTGCGCAACAGATTGAGGACTTTGAGCTGAAaatcaacaagaagctgcaaAACTTGCGACGGTTGGAAGCCCAGCGAAACGCCCTCAACACCAAGGTGcgtctgctcaaggacgagctCCACGTGCTGCAGGAGTCGGGCTCGTACGTCGGCGAGGTGATCAAGATCATGGGCAAGCAGAAGGTGCTGGTCAAGGTCCACCCCGAGGGCAAGTACGTGGTCGATATTGCTCCCGACCTCGACATTAAGAAGATCACGCCCTCGTTGCGGGTCTGTCTGCGATCGGACTCGTACACTCTGCACCAGATTCTGCCCAACAAGGTCGATCCTCTGGTGTCGCTGATGATGGTGGAAAAGGTGCCTGACAGTACCTACGACATGGTGGGAGGTCTGGACcagcagatcaaggagatcaaggaggtgatcGAGCTGCCCGTCAAGCATCCCGAGCTGTTTGAAAGTCTGGGTATCGCGCAGCCCAAGGGAGTCATTCTTTACGGACCCCCCGGTACCGGAAAGACCCTTCTTGCACGAGCTGTGGCGCATCACACCGAGTGTAAGTTCATTCGAGTGTCTGGTTCCGAGCTGGTGCAAAAGTACATTGGAGAGGGTTCTCGAATGGTTCGAGAGCTCTTTATCATGGCCCGAGAGCATGCCCCAAGTATCATCTTCATGGACGAAATTGATTCCATTGGTTCTGCTCGAAccgagtctggaggaggcggcGGCGGTGGCGACTCTGAGGTTCAGCGAACCATGctggagcttctcaacCAGCTGGACGGTTTCGAGTCGTCCAAGAACATCAAGATCATCATGGCCACTAACCGTCTTGACATTCTGGACCCTGCTCTTCTGCGTCCCGGTCGAATCGACCGAAAGATCGAGTTCCCCCCGCCCACCGTGGAGGCTCGAGCCGACATTCTGCGAATCCACTCACGACGAATGAACCTAACCCGAGGAATCGATCTCAAAAAGATTGCCGAGAAGATGAATGGCTGTTCGGGAGCCGAAGTCAAGGGAGTGTGCACAGAGGCCGGAATGTACGCTCTGAGAGAGCGACGaatccacgtgacccaggAGGACTTTGAGCTGGCTGTGGCCAAGGTCATGAGCAGAAACGATGCTTCCGAGGTTTCTGTTGCCAAGCTGTTCAAGTAA
- a CDS encoding uncharacterized protein (Compare to YALI0D17270g, weakly similar to uniprot|Q12303 Saccharomyces cerevisiae YLR121c YPS3 GPI-anchored aspartyl protease): MILSNLLLASVVSAAVIGLPLQARDLKDASPAIKAHLEARQDKPLHGSMSLEGVYYQADLEIGTPPQKVSVTFDTGSPLLWVPGANSTSCEKNECISSFDNSKSSTWRYNKPGEDWGGSGNWGFDTVSYVGVSLEDFNVYVSSDNIAYKGHNLGIWGQSPNKDIKGSFVQGLAALGKISRPIYSLNSEYYVNYDTKETQGTVTNVYYGGFDKKKYQGPLTTINTSGYGAYGIPISGLLVNGEKIKGERNHAVVLDTGGVNFDITNNTLGAVARANGGGWGSKGWELKCGTKPTLTYEFGYTTIDLDLTVYVTKDSDGICRFHNLRVVSDNKGTLLTGPALISRALVIYDNDRSQITVGRARYTKESEVVEITGDIPGAVLYTDFLAGKPLN, from the coding sequence ATGATCTTATCCAACCTTCTGCTGGCCTCTGTGgtctctgctgctgtcatCGGTCTCCCTCTTCAGGCCCGCGATCTGAAGGACGCCTCTCCTGCGATCAAGGCCCATCTAGAGGCTCGTCAAGACAAGCCTCTACATGGATCAATGTCGCTTGAGGGTGTTTACTACCAGGCTGATCTTGAGATTGGAACCCCTCCCCAGAAAGTCAGTGTTACCTTCGACACTGGCTCTCCTCTACTGTGGGTGCCCGGTGCCAACTCCACCTCTTGTGAAAAGAATGAGTGTATCTCCAGCTTCGATAACTCCAAATCTTCTACCTGGAGATACAACAAGCCGGGCGAGGATTGGGGAGGATCGGGAAACTGGGGCTTTGATACTGTTTCTTACGTCGGAGTAAGTCTGGAGGACTTCAACGTCTACGTCAGTAGCGACAACATCGCTTACAAGGGACATAACCTCGGTATCTGGGGCCAGTCTCCCAATAAAGATATCAAGGGTAGTTTCGTCCAGGGTCTGGCTGCGCTAGGAAAGATTTCCAGACCCATCTACTCCCTCAACTCCGAGTACTACGTCAATTACGACACCAAGGAAACCCAGGGCACCGTTACCAACGTTTACTACGGAGGCTTTGACAAGAAAAAGTACCAGGGACCTCTGAccaccatcaacaccaGTGGTTACGGTGCCTACGGTATCCCCATTTCGGGTCTGCTCGTCAACGgcgagaagatcaagggAGAGCGAAACCATGCGGTTGTTCTGGACACTGGAGGAGTCAACTttgacatcaccaacaacacCCTTGGAGCTGTGGCTCGAGCCAACGGCGGAGGATGGGGAAGCAAGGGTTGGGAGCTCAAGTGCGGAACCAAACCCACTCTCACCTACGAGTTTGGATACACCACCATTGATCTGGATCTTACCGTGTACGTTACAAAGGACTCTGATGGAATCTGTCGGTTCCATAATCTGCGAGTGGTTTCTGACAACAAGGGGACTCTGCTAACCGGCCCTGCTCTCATTTCTCGAGCTCTTGTCATCTATGATAACGACCGAAGCCAGATCACCGTCGGACGAGCTCGATACACCAAGGAGTCTGAGGTAGTTGAAATCACCGGCGACATCCCCGGAGCCGTGCTTTACACGGACTTTCTTGCTGGTAAGCCGCTGAACTGA
- a CDS encoding uncharacterized protein (Compare to YALI0D17226g, similar to uniprot|Q873E9 Neurospora crassa NCU05547.1 predicted protein): protein MKLLSLTLTLILLVVPALAYTEFCKCECFGEYEIIELRPQKEQLLTCNNCTRQFCLDQKLTICKEAKGEVDVTTACFERESFKDQLIVYAFTGVTVGLLAWALFKPVLTRFRRG, encoded by the coding sequence ATGAAACTGCTATCGCTCACTCTTACATTGATTCTGCTCGTGGTGCCAGCGCTGGCATACACGGAGTTTTGCAAATGCGAGTGTTTCGGCGAGTACGAGATCATCGAGCTGCGACCACAAAAAGAACAGCTGCTGACGTGCAACAACTGCACCCGACAGTTTTGCCTGGACCAGAAGTTGACCATCTgcaaggaggccaagggcGAGGTGGACGTGACCACGGCGTGCTTTGAGCGCGAGTCGTTCAAGGACCAGCTCATTGTGTACGCCTTTACCGGTGTTACTGTTGGGCTTCTTGCCTGGGCCTTGTTCAAGCCTGTTCTGACGAGATTCAGAAGGGGCTAG
- a CDS encoding uncharacterized protein (Compare to YALI0D17138g, similar to uniprot|Q01662 Saccharomyces cerevisiae YLR244c MAP1 methionine aminopeptidase isoform 1, similar to Saccharomyces cerevisiae MAP1 (YLR244C); ancestral locus Anc_8.392), producing MTSVENTCSGPDCGKIVDGSLKCPVCLKTGVNAFFCDQTCFKRNWALHKSVHSPAGQETTDPFPNYSYSGDLRAVYPLHPRREVKPNIVKPDYAGDGQPISEQKVQRSTQITVLSEDEQNTMRKVSKLAREVLDAGAAAIKPGVTTEEIDAIVHAACMERNAYPSPLNYYNFPKSVCTSVNEVICHGIPDKRPLQDGDIVNLDVTIYKDGFHADLNETYYVGDKAKANKDVVRLVETTRQCLAKAIEAVKPGVMYRSLGEVIENEAKKANLSVIRTYCGHGINQLFHCAPNVPHYARNKAVGVMKPGHTFTIEPMLSLGSFKDQTWPDNWTAVTSDGKWSAQFEHTLLVTETGVEILTARYKNSPGGPVSA from the coding sequence ATGACCTCTGTGGAGAACACCTGCAGCGGCCCCGATTGCGGAAAGATTGTCGACGGCAGCCTCAAGTGCCCCGTCTGTCTCAAGACCGGCGTCAACGCCTTTTTCTGCGACCAGACCTGTTTCAAGCGAAACTGGGCCCTGCATAAGTCGGTCCATAGTCCCGCTGGCCAAGAAACCACTGATCCCTTCCCCAACTACAGCTACTCCGGCGACCTGCGAGCCGTGTACCCCCTGCATCCTCGTCGAGAGGTCAAGCCCAACATTGTGAAGCCCGACTATGCTGGAGACGGTCAGCCCATCAGTGAACAGAAGGTGCAGCGATCCACCCAGATCACCGTGCTTTCCGAGGACGAGCAGAACACCATGCGAAAGGTGTCCAAGCTGGCCCGAGAGGTTCTGGACGCCGGTGCCGCCGCCATCAAGCCCGGAGTGACCACCGAAGAAATCGACGCCATTGTGCATGCTGCTTGTATGGAGCGAAACGCCTACCCTTCGCCTCTCAACTACTACAACTTCCCCAAGTCCGTTTGCACCTCTGTCAACGAGGTCATCTGTCACGGCATTCCTGACAAGCGACCTCTGCAGGACGGCGACATAGTTAACCTGGACGTGACCATCTACAAGGACGGATTCCATGCCGATCTCAACGAGACCTACTACGTCGGagacaaggccaaggccaacaaGGACGTTGTGCGACTGGTTGAAACCACCCGACAGTgtctggccaaggccatcGAGGCCGTCAAGCCCGGTGTCATGTACAGATCGCTCGGcgaggtgattgagaacgaggccaagaaggccaaccTGTCTGTGATCCGAACCTACTGCGGTCACGGTATCAACCAGCTGTTCCACTGTGCCCCCAACGTGCCCCATTACGCCCGAAACAAGGCAGTTGGCGTGATGAAGCCCGGCCACACCTTCACCATCGAGCCCATGCTGTCGCTGGGATCCTTTAAGGACCAGACCTGGCCCGACAACTGGACCGCTGTGACTTCCGACGGAAAGTGGTCCGCACAGTTTGAGCACACTCTGTTAGTCACTGAGACTGGTGTGGAGATTCTCACCGCAAGATACAAGAACTCTCCCGGCGGGCCCGTTTCTGCATGA